From the genome of Pseudomonas sp. WJP1:
CCTGCGGTTAAAACCGTTCGAGCTGCCCTCAAACCTGGAGTGACTCACCATGAATGCCATAGACCTGTTGAAAGCCGATCATGAACGCGTAAAAGGCATCCTCAGCCAACTGAGCGAATCAACCGAACGCGGCCTGAAAAAGCGTGCCGAGCTGCTGGCAAAGCTGGAAATGGAAATCTCGATCCATACCCGTCTGGAAGAAGACGTCCTGTACCCGGCCTATAAGGAAGCCGGGGGCAAGGAGCAGGACGTGATGTATTACGAAGCCAAGGAAGAACACCGGACCGTGGATTCCCTGGTGCTGCCGGACTTGAAAGTCACCGACCCGTCCACGCCCGAGTTCGCCGGTCGGGTCAAGGTGGTCAAGGAATTGCTTGAACACCACATTGAAGAGGAAGAGACCGAGATGTTTCCCCAGGCTAAAAAGCTGCTGGGTAAAGCGGCGCTGGATGAGCTGGGGGAAAAAATGGAGACCCTCAAGGCCCGTCTGAAAAAGGAACATGACGGTTCGCATATGGCTGCTTGATGGTTAGATGTTTTGTAACGGCGGCGACCCAAACCTGTAGGAGCCCGGCTTGCCGGCGAAGGCGTTCGTAAGAGCAATGCCATGTTCAAGGACGCCTTCGCCGGCAAGCCGGGCTCCTACAAAAAAACGCGGTGGCACAGAGGACGGTGTCTACATGGCCGAAGCGATGATCTCCACCAGGTTCAGCTGGGTAAACGGCTTGGACAACCGCGGCAACCTGGCCGCAAAGCCTTCCAGGCGCTCGGCATAACCGGTGGCCAGGATAATCGGCATGCCGGGGTTGCGCGTGCGGATGGCCTCCGCCAGTTGCGCGCCGCTCATGTGCGGCATGGCCATGTCGGTGATGACAAGATCGATCGCCGGGTTGTTTTCGAACTGGTCCAGGCCCTGGGCGCCGGACGTCGCGGTGATCACGCGGTGACCGAGGTCTTCGAGCAACAGGCAGGTGCTGGTCAACACCAGGCTGTCGTCGTCCACCACCAGGATGCACAGCCGACGCACTTGCGGCGCTGCCGGCTCCTCGACAAGGGGGGCTACTATCGAGCCTTCCGAGGCCACGGGCAACCAAAGCTCAGCGGTAGTGCCCTGGTTTTTCTGGCTCTTGAGAATGAACCGCCCACCCAATTGCTCGATGAAGCCATGGACCATCGACAACCCCAGCCCGGTACCCTTGCCAAGCCCTTTGGTGGTGAAGAACGGATCCATGGCCGAGGCCAGTGTCGCTTCATCCATTCCTTCGCCGGTGTCGGTGATACTCAGGCATACATAACGTCCCTTCAGCGTAGTCGATGGGGATTGATCAGCGACGGTTTCGGCGCAAGCACTGATGACGATTTTCCCGCCATTGGGCATGGCATCGCGGGCGTTGGTGGCCAGGTTCAGCACCGCCAGCTCCAACTGGTTGACGTCGGCCATGACTGGCTCGATCTGCACTGGGAAACGGGTTTCCAATTCCACCGAAGGCCCGAGTGAGCTGCGCAGCAATCCGCTGATCCCTTGCACCAGCACGGGGAGTTCCACCGGTTCGGACTTGAGCTCCTGCTTCCTGGCAAAGGCCAGCATGCGCTGGGTCAGGGACACGCCGCGTAATGCGCCCTGGGTGGCATTGTCGAGCAAACGGATGATTTTCGGGTCGTCGGCCAGGCGTTTGCGCACGATTTCCAGATTGCCCAAAATGACGGTCAGCAAATTATTGAAGTCGTGGGCGATCCCGCCGCTGAGCTGGCCGATGGCTTGCATCTTCTGCGCCTGGAACAGCGCCTCGCGGGTTTGTTCAAGCGCCTGCTGCGCCTGGGTCGCTTCGGTGATATCGCGGGTGATCTTGGCAAAGCCGAGCAAGGTTCCGGTGTCCCCCCAGATCGGGTCGACCACGACATGGGCCAGGAACCTGGTGCCATCCTTGCGCACCCGCCAGCCCTTGTTCTCGAAACGCCCCTCACGCTTCGCAGTCTCCAGTGCCCGATCTGGAAAGCCGGCAGCCTGGTCTTCAGGGGTGTAGAACATCGAAAAATGCCGGCCAATGACTTCTTCGGGCAAGTAACCCTTGATGCGCTGGGCCCCCAGGTTCCAGTTAGTAACACGGCCATCCGGGGCAAGCATGTAGATGGCGTAGTCGGTGACGCTTTGCACCAGCAACCGGAACTGCTGTTCGCTTTGCTTAAGGGTTTCTTCGGCCATCTTGCGATCGGTCAGGTCACGGGTGATCTTGGCAAATCCCAGGAGCGTGCCCGCCGGATCGTAGATCGGATCGATCACCACATGACACCAGAAATGCGTGCCGTCCTTGCGCACGCGCCAGCCTTCGCCCTCGAAACGCCCCTCGCGCATGGCCGTGTCCAGGGCCCGCTGGGGCAAACCGGCACGACGATCTTCCTCGGTGTAGAACCGCGAGAAATGCTGGCCGAGAATCTCGGTCTCCTCGTAACCCTTGAAACGCCGGGCCCCTGCGTTCCAGCTGGTAACGATGCCATCGGGATCAATCATGTAGATCGCATAGTCAACCACCGCATCGATCAGCAGACGCAGGCGCCTGTCTTCAATGCTCCCGGCCCGGGTTCGATCTTCTCTCATTGATCCCTCATTTCGGGTGCTGTATTTCTGCAGTATGCGATAAACCTTCCATTTGAACAGCCGTCGACGCGATTGACCACCAGCGTGGCAACAATTGCTTGACCTTGCTCTCGCCAAACCGATCATCGATCAACATCACCACGCCTTGATCCTGCTGTGTGCGAATCACCCGGCCTGCGGCCTGCACCACTTTTTGCACTCCGGGAAACAAGTAAGTGTAGTCGTAGCCTGCGCCAAACATGGCCGCCATGCGCTGCTTGAACTGCTCGTTGACCGGGTTGAGCTGCGCCAGCCCCAGGGTGGCGATGAACGCGCCGATCAGGCGTGCACCCGGCAAATCGATGCCTTCGCCGAACGCCCCGCCCAGCACCGCGAAGCCCACGCCCTGGCCATCGGCGGTGAACCGCTCGAGGAACGCCTGGCGTTGCGCCTCCGCCATGCCCCGTGACTGTGACCACAGATCGATGTCGGGATAGCGCTCGGCGAGCAACTGCGCCACTTGCTGCAGGTAATCGAAGCTGCTGAAGAACGCCAGGTAATTACCCGGGCGCTGCAGGAACTGCCGGGCGATCAGCTCGACGATCGGCGCCAGGGATGCCTGGCGATGAACGAAACGCGTGGAGATCTGGTTGACGATCTGTACGTGCAACTGATCGGCATGGAAAGGCGACTCGACGTCGATGCACACGGTGTTCGCTGGGGTTCCCAGCAAATCGGCGTAGTAATGGCGAGGGCTGAGGGTCGCCGAGAACAGCACGGTACTGCGCGCGGCACTCAGGCGTGGCCCAATGAAGCCGGCGGGCACCACGTTGCGCAGGCACAGTTGCGAGAGGTTGCGCTTGCGTTCGAGGTCGCGCTTGCTGATGTCGAACAGGTACTGCTGGTCGAAGAGTTCGGCCACGCGACAGAACTGCAGCACGTCGAAGTAGAAGCCCTGTAATGCGCTGTCGAGTCCCTGGGGATGGTCGTTCAGGTAGTCGCCGATGCTGGCGCTACACGATGACAGGGCCTGGAGCAGTTTTTCCGGTGGCTTGTCGTAGGCCTGATAGGCACCCAGTTGCTGGTTATGCAAGGCATTCCATTCGCGGTTGACCCGCTGCAGAGGTTTTTTCAACGCCTCGGGGGCGGTTTTACGTACGCCGTCGAGGGTCGATTGATCGAGACTCGCGCTGTACATCTGCCGGCCACGTTCCACCAGGTTGTGGGCTTCGTCGACCAACACCGCGACTTTCCAGCTGTTGGCCTGGGCCAGGCCGAACAACAGCGCACTGAAATCGAAGTAATAGTTGTAATCGGCAACCACCACGTCGGCCCAGCGCGCCATTTCCTGGCTCAGGTAATACGGGCAGACCTCATGCTCGAGGGCGACCTGGCGCAATGCGCTCTGGTTCAGCAGGCTCAGCTCGCTGGCGGCCTGGCGCGTCGCCGGCAATCGATCATAAAAGCCCTGGGCCAACGGGCAGGACTCACCGTGACAGGCCTTGTCCGGGTGTTCACAGGCCTTGTCCCGGGCAATCATCTCCAGCACCCGCAAGGGCGGTGCACCGGCGCTGGCCAGGATAACCTGCGCGGCGTCCAGGGCCAGCTGGCG
Proteins encoded in this window:
- a CDS encoding hybrid sensor histidine kinase/response regulator, encoding MREDRTRAGSIEDRRLRLLIDAVVDYAIYMIDPDGIVTSWNAGARRFKGYEETEILGQHFSRFYTEEDRRAGLPQRALDTAMREGRFEGEGWRVRKDGTHFWCHVVIDPIYDPAGTLLGFAKITRDLTDRKMAEETLKQSEQQFRLLVQSVTDYAIYMLAPDGRVTNWNLGAQRIKGYLPEEVIGRHFSMFYTPEDQAAGFPDRALETAKREGRFENKGWRVRKDGTRFLAHVVVDPIWGDTGTLLGFAKITRDITEATQAQQALEQTREALFQAQKMQAIGQLSGGIAHDFNNLLTVILGNLEIVRKRLADDPKIIRLLDNATQGALRGVSLTQRMLAFARKQELKSEPVELPVLVQGISGLLRSSLGPSVELETRFPVQIEPVMADVNQLELAVLNLATNARDAMPNGGKIVISACAETVADQSPSTTLKGRYVCLSITDTGEGMDEATLASAMDPFFTTKGLGKGTGLGLSMVHGFIEQLGGRFILKSQKNQGTTAELWLPVASEGSIVAPLVEEPAAPQVRRLCILVVDDDSLVLTSTCLLLEDLGHRVITATSGAQGLDQFENNPAIDLVITDMAMPHMSGAQLAEAIRTRNPGMPIILATGYAERLEGFAARLPRLSKPFTQLNLVEIIASAM
- a CDS encoding hemerythrin domain-containing protein is translated as MNAIDLLKADHERVKGILSQLSESTERGLKKRAELLAKLEMEISIHTRLEEDVLYPAYKEAGGKEQDVMYYEAKEEHRTVDSLVLPDLKVTDPSTPEFAGRVKVVKELLEHHIEEEETEMFPQAKKLLGKAALDELGEKMETLKARLKKEHDGSHMAA
- a CDS encoding ATP-dependent DNA helicase, with the translated sequence MSYSIAVRALCEFTAKVGDLDLRFTPSPTALEGIAGHRTVASRRSEGYQSEVALEGAYLGLTVKGRADGYDPGQNCLEEVKTYRGDLSKQPANHRQLHWAQAKVYGWLMCQKLDLAKINVALVYFDIVSEKETCLVEEFAAAELKQFFEHHCGLFLHWAEQETAHRQGRNLAAQQLAFPHADFRPGQRHLAESVFKAVSTGRCLMAQAPTGIGKTIGTLFPLLKALAPQQLDKLFFLTAKTPGRQLALDAAQVILASAGAPPLRVLEMIARDKACEHPDKACHGESCPLAQGFYDRLPATRQAASELSLLNQSALRQVALEHEVCPYYLSQEMARWADVVVADYNYYFDFSALLFGLAQANSWKVAVLVDEAHNLVERGRQMYSASLDQSTLDGVRKTAPEALKKPLQRVNREWNALHNQQLGAYQAYDKPPEKLLQALSSCSASIGDYLNDHPQGLDSALQGFYFDVLQFCRVAELFDQQYLFDISKRDLERKRNLSQLCLRNVVPAGFIGPRLSAARSTVLFSATLSPRHYYADLLGTPANTVCIDVESPFHADQLHVQIVNQISTRFVHRQASLAPIVELIARQFLQRPGNYLAFFSSFDYLQQVAQLLAERYPDIDLWSQSRGMAEAQRQAFLERFTADGQGVGFAVLGGAFGEGIDLPGARLIGAFIATLGLAQLNPVNEQFKQRMAAMFGAGYDYTYLFPGVQKVVQAAGRVIRTQQDQGVVMLIDDRFGESKVKQLLPRWWSIASTAVQMEGLSHTAEIQHPK